The following proteins come from a genomic window of Maylandia zebra isolate NMK-2024a linkage group LG22, Mzebra_GT3a, whole genome shotgun sequence:
- the LOC143414760 gene encoding paraneoplastic antigen Ma3 homolog, producing the protein MDLCRRFDVDGQCSLFVTGVEGIYTDDDIASVFSVNGKVSRIVRIPDESNQPEGRVLIQYLSDQAISKINPQILGDLPSPKDPAIGWSVKTIRDVAQEEVGKELARRYLEELKAVGDSGKAGFLSVIQSEVKEVRHNSEIPDTQPHTAQDGDTSLHDIVASDHDEPNHYTQTHNAPDSAVVNPVNIDRSLLNPPQIQKVVVEHVIRNDSTAPWSTQTRLRTFSGRAPRPNGEVDYETWRTQVDLLVSDCSLSDVQKVRKILESLLSPAADVVKLLGVSSPPRAYVRQLDSAFSVVEDGEELFATFLSSNQNSGEKPSAYLNRLHSLLTRAISRGGVSVESLSEHLLRQFIRGCWDQSLIIALQLENKKNSPPTFPDLLLMLRTEEGRRSAKLDRMKKHLGATKAAVHAHSIFDVPSYDDEPVPTQTAKQSEASKLERRMDELSKRVEKLSQRSKNSPFDSELSAALKQRQEETVKLESKIDELSKQLRELTRNQKCPKENNSGKDFLTARNSSARRPVKVPSMPKAWFCFRCGEDNHIAARCPNEPNQALVRQKNAELKEKQGRFQAQQVTEPFALNL; encoded by the coding sequence ATGGATCTTTGCAGACGTTTTGATGTAGATGGCCAGTGCTCACTTTTTGTGACTGGCGTTGAAGGGATTTACACAGATGATGACATTGCTAGTGTTTTTTCAGTAAATGGTAAAGTTTCTCGGATAGTTCGAATTCCAGATGAATCAAACCAGCCAGAGGGTAGAGTCCTGATACAATATTTGTCCGATCAAGCCATTTCCAAGATCAACCCCCAGATCTTAGGCGACTTGCCGAGCCCCAAGGATCCTGCTATCGGTTGGTCTGTCAAAACCATTCGAGATGTTGCTCAGGAAGAGGTAGGCAAGGAGTTAGCTCGTAGATATTTAGAAGAACTGAAGGCTGTTGGAGATAGTGGTAAAGCAGGTTTCTTGAGTGTTATTCAGAGTGAGGTCAAAGAAGTTCGACATAACTCTGAGATTCCtgacacacagccacacacagctCAGGATGGGGACACATCCCTCCATGACATTGTAGCTAGTGATCATGATGAACCTAATCACTACACACAGACCCACAATGCACCTGATAGTGCTGTGGTGAACCCTGTTAATATCGACCGCAGTCTCCTTAACCCACCTCAGATTCAAAAAGTTGTCGTTGAGCACGTTATCAGAAATGACTCAACAGCCCCGTGGTCTACACAAACCAGACTGCGCACCTTTTCTGGCCGTGCTCCTAGGCCCAATGGTGAGGTAGACTATGAAACATGGCGCACACAAGTGGACCTTCTTGTCAGTGATTGCTCTCTTAGTGATGTGCAAAAGGTTAGGAAAATACTTGAAAGTTTGCTAAGTCCAGCAGCCGATGTTGTTAAGTTGCTTGGTGTGAGTTCACCACCCAGGGCTTATGTTAGGCAGCTCGATTCCGCTTTCAGTGTTGTAGAGGACGGAGAAGAGTTATTTGCAACCTTTCTCAGCTCCAACCAGAATAGCGGAGAAAAGCCCTCAGCATATTTGAACAGACTCCATAGCCTCCTTACTCGAGCTATTTCTAGAGGGGGAGTCTCTGTCGAAAGTTTGAGCGAACACCTACTCAGACAGTTTATTAGAGGCTGCTGGGACCAGAGTCTCATTATAGCTCTCCaactagaaaacaaaaagaacagtcCACCAACATTCCCAGATCTACTCCTTATGTTGAGGACCGAGGAAGGTCGTAGATCTGCAAAGCTAGACAGGATGAAAAAACATCTGGGTGCTACAAAAGCAGCTGTACATGCCCACTCCATTTTTGATGTACCCTCCTATGATGATGAGCCCGTTCCAACACAGACTGCAAAGCAGAGCGAAGCATCTAAGCTTGAGAGGAGAATGGATGAGCTTTCAAAGCGGGTAGAGAAACTGAGTCAAAGGTCCAAGAATTCTCCTTTTGACAGTGAGCTTAGTGCAGCGTTAAAACAGCGGCAagaagaaactgttaaacttgaAAGCAAAATAGATGAGTTGTCTAAACAACTCAGAGAGCTCACTCGGAACCAAAAATGTCCTAAAGAGAATAATAGTGGCAAAGACTTCCTTACGGCAAGAAATAGCAGTGCCAGGAGACCAGTTAAGGTTCCCTCTATGCCAAAAGCATGGTTCTGCTTTAGATGTGGTGAAGATAACCACATTGCCGCTCGATGCCCAAATGAACCCAACCAGGCACTAGTCCGCCAGAAGAATGCTGAGTTAAAGGAAAAGCAAGGAAGGTTCCAAGCCCAACAGGTTACTGAGCCTTTTGCTTTAAACTTGTAG